A genome region from Fusarium musae strain F31 chromosome 5, whole genome shotgun sequence includes the following:
- a CDS encoding hypothetical protein (EggNog:ENOG41): MMNFLTSRVLSIGRQALAQKPAIFTQRACYSAASTSSTNTFKTHVSYKPNPTQHPVNPNRKNKIPYKDRQLKQPFVPPPAIKNLDKLGATLRYVVRRTPSSQLPVYRKWMSGGNRMIVIIKKIDGDRSKFIQDLARDLEIKPVDIRLNPTTQHVEIKGHVYDKAVEWILKTGF, encoded by the exons ATGATGAATTTCCTTACCTCTAGAGTCCTGTCCATAGGACGCCAGGCCCTTGCCCAGAAGCCAGCAATCTTCACACAACGAGCGTGTTACTCTGCGGCCAGCACATCTTCAACGAACACCTTCAAAACACACGTATCATACAAGCCCAACCCTACCCAACACCCCGTCAACCCCAAcaggaagaacaagattCCATACAAGGATCGCCAACTCAAGCAACCGTTCGTCCCTCCACCAGCAATCAAAAACCTCGACAAACTCGGCGCAACCCTTCGCTACGTTGTTCGGCGGACGCCATCCTCCCAACTCCCTGTATACCGCAAGTGGATGTCTGGTGGCAACCGCATGATCGTTATCATTAAAAAGATTGATGGAGACCGCTCCAAGTTTATCCAGGATTTGGCTAGGGACTTGGAGATTAAACCAGTGGATATTCGATTAAATCCTACAACACAACACGTGGAGATCAAG GGTCATGTCTACGATAAGGCAGTTGAGTGGATCCTGAAGACCGGCTTTTGA
- the INT6 gene encoding eukaryotic translation initiation factor 3 subunit E (EggNog:ENOG41) → MEDVLNAVSADGSSIMPRLAPHLSRHLLFPLIQFESERAEEHGQDAKAKEILSGKIKLLEDTNMTDYVATLYCELHGVSEAPEQYNKKRQDVLSQLENYEQATAKIADLLTQDEVVNGLRSDKVANLEFLKNQHGVTMEMVNALYDFGQFQFRCGQYGPAADMLYQFRVLSTDNDKVLAATWGKLASEILQTNWESAVDELKNVRENIDSKLFNNPRAQLDHRTMLLHWSLFPLFNWEGAREPILDMFFSAPYINTIQTSCPWILRYLIAAVITGRGRARNSSIQQKQIKDIIRYVRQEAYEYTDPITQFVNALYIAHDFEAAREALSMAAEVCRSDFFLASSADAFVDAARHLICESYCKIFSRMNIRDLSAKLGLNPDDGEKWIVNLIRETRLDAKIDSQDGTVVMNHPPNNVYQQVIEKTKGGFFRTQVLNAAVSK, encoded by the exons ATGGAGGACGTTCTCAACGCCGTCTCGGCCGACGGCTCGTCGATCATGCCCCGCCTTGCGCCGCACCTGAGCCGACATCTTCTCTTTCCTCTGATCCAGTTCGAGAGTGAGAGAGCCGAGGAGCATGGCCAGGATGCCAAGGCAAAGGAGATTCTTTCCGGAAAGATTAAACTCCTCGAGGACACAAACATGACCGATTACGTTGCGACTCTCTACTGCGAGCTTCATGGTGTATCAGAGGCCCCCGAGCAGTacaacaagaagagacaGGATGTGCTTTCACAGCTGGAGAACTACGAGCAAGCTACCGCCAAGATCGCCGATCTCCTGACTCAGGACGAGGTCGTTAACGGACTCCGAAGCGACAAGGTTGCCAACTTGGAGTTCCTCAAGAACCAGCACGGA GTCACCATGGAAATGGTCAACGCGCTCTACGACTTTGGTCAGTTTCAGTTCCGATGCGGCCAATACGGTCCCGCTGCCGATATGCTCTACCAATTCCGAGTCCTGTCCACCGATAATGATAAGGTCTTGGCTGCCACCTGGGGCAAGCTTGCCTCCGAGATCCTCCAGACCAACTGGGAGTCTGCTGTCGACGAACTCAAGAACGTTAGGGAAAACATTGATTCtaagctcttcaacaacccCCGTGCCCAACTCGACCACCGAACGATGTTGCTCCACTGgtctcttttccctctcttcaACTGGGAGGGTGCTCGGGAACCTATCTTGGACATGTTCTTTTCCGCACcttacatcaacaccatccaaACCTCTTGCCCCTGGATCCTGCGATATCTGATTGCTGCCGTTATCACCGGCCGTGGCCGTGCTCGCAACAGCTCCATCCAACAAAAGCAGATCAAGGACATTATCCGTTATGTCCGACAAGAAGCTTACGAGTACACCGACCCTATCACACAGTTTGTCAACGCCCTCTACATCGCCCACGACTTCGAGGCTGCCCGCGAGGCTCTCTCCATGGCCGCCGAGGTCTGCCGCAGCGACTTCTTCCTTGCTTCTTCCGCCGATGCCTTTGTCGATGCTGCCCGACACCTGATCTGTGAGAGCTATTGCAAGATCTTCAGCCGAATGAACATCCGCGATCTTAGCGCCAAGCTCGGCCTGAACCCCGACGATGGTGAGAAGTGGATTGTCAACTTGATCCGTGAAACTCGATTGGACGCCAAGATCGACAGTCAAGATGGCACCGTTGTGATGAACCACCCTCCTAACAACGTCTACCAGCAAGTTATTGAGAAGACCAAGGGTGGCTTCTTCAGGACACAAGTCCTCAACGCTGCTGTTTCAAAGTAG
- a CDS encoding hypothetical protein (EggNog:ENOG41~BUSCO:EOG0926049S), which produces MATVKSLGLHQPSGLQHAINEQLLPPNPPPTSYTWDISTEDRLDGDLEDEILSTEHCVIWCRGGIFRKTFRFELEKEPVIQALLAYFPASKDDKSTQEEEAQSDQRPALSKALVVFLKTQAHIYFLSGTSHIVHMPFEVETAFAGPVGVIIQRKQKAESVAPISFKFPRVPPNSFVSSQLTAFNSSQLTAFSVEGLGKPKALSLRLSSTLDNLWEAPLEQPESRWPRLVSLTDPLLELGLVVTNQEPQNGKSLRQTATKKLAFLDSAEEVLHVEEIKIPGALTQDLSQPLIIAVTINRETSEYTVWRLTYLQHEDRFLARQKDAKSKTARRRSSMPPAFASTPGTPVQPNLRESFGAPLPGKRPRKSERLEKPMIDLVSSLEQQDKEGSGVARRSSRRVSSMLARADLSASHERAILPDQPLLSSHVGARRHESQGSHARLSANYAHQIHPSLSSLLAAPFYEGLDEGFHNMGLDDHEFDGLQHEILFTKLHSVPMNNSNVRYSDKPARTQTKVFILVAPPFAIDGHDQSQLLIGIQDATERRLQLLTLELGIQRGTNMGTKQGKKNKPDGTTVVATVVDRRHAQNVVDSCKLMDGDHSAILILSESMDGRHELSTQAPWSVLTKISLSLLFVDNTRSLQYCGRVVDRDVTQRKSEVIDLSNGSIVGVRHPRQGGIVDVVDAEGRLHELRIQLEPRSPHARRVLDVCRSILPHALGEHIFAGWLHCMQWMGGHGETNTDIEWPAMTVLLLSLFLSLGWTGTKPLQKTRQLLRRRRHPSGTFGSIRESEDWRYLEKAETSNSLGCPTWMMNGGWEWALDEDGDDPGDETPSTTFISKHISMAKEYMASVLGETAFGAVGYMPTSLGKSMESRRKVAVDVFMGLHLLLEEEKLDIMTPEFRSPGRADLRVIMCQIARWLRWPSFIAIYEAGIQEDVDQRHDSDLNLRPAIPQPPVRPDVVNWIQSRLTGERRVPYITPADVYYAGSQLSEAEKSQDRRWESILPRTLMFKQFFKFMKPSTSAVQMVEAMRDAGITPLILDTLPEAILTPLRDAISLCQPHPPTSWSKDLLELVDRRDISLILAPGKQAKPSASKILTPTHNATWDYKLLCQSVDESNNTGYDEGGGTERQAIIRSLFKEDRRLNEAQDLLSTHKARLVRLDPHPSWPESEYLEKQKELVTRIAAGTLAIPAGRALLYYSLRYPLITQKFHIGGFNLNCIVKPTNTTVGVDKSQFSEEKVCWGFFHQGVAAGLAISPQAQGIDTSWILYNKPGQDLNNRHAGFLLALGLNGHLKDVAKWVAFKYLTPKHTMTSIGLLLGLAASYMGTMDSLITRLLSVHATRMLPRGAAELNLSPLTQTSGIMGIGLLYANSQHRRMSEIMLSEIEHIDEEDEEEPLRSECYRLAAGFALGFINLGKGNDLKGLHDMRLTEKLISHATTTKNIEVVHILDRAAAGAVMALALIYMKTEDQIVARKIDIPNSVLQFDYIRPDILLLRTLTKNIIMWSKIEPTFAWIRKNLPRPYRSQFKLQSTTKLQSTDMAFHSIVAGLCFSIALRFSGSASPKVRDLLLYYLDQFMRIAQIPSTAGMHPNGTPPYDEELTRTNARMCQDIVAISASIVMAGTGDVPVLRRLRALHGRDDPETPYGSHLAAHLAIGALFLGCGTATFGTSNLAIASLLVAFYPIFPTSVMDNRSHLQALRHFWVLATEQRCLVTKDVLTGQPITVPVQIRMRKNTSTEPVLNRTAPCILPPIDQIASLSTTCGPQFWDVELDFSNPEVRAAFQDTQSLYLRRRPPREGAFASTLRALGRDENGKDPLEWVFGLEGLRGISYAERAVVLERGDDTQHSSSAVDARLEMAKGIAEGTDRERLEGARLLFEWASVRDRLRDTNMFDSQETITESHVRREVVREDDQDATVEDGGVWWMRDSVVENLKGMVWLASREGEH; this is translated from the exons ATGGCGACGGTGAAGTCCCTGGGGTTGCACCAGCCCTCAGGGCTTCAACATGCCATTAACGAACAATTGTTACCGCCGAATCCACCCCCAACGTCCTATACATGGGATATTTCAACAGAGGATCGACTCGATGGAGATCTCGAAGATGAAATCCTTTCGACGGAACACTGCGTCATATGGTGTCGAGGTGGAATATTTCGAAAGACCTTCAGATTCGAACTCGAAAAAGAACCTGTCATACAGGCTCTCCTAGCATACTTTCCGGCTTCCAAGGACGACAAATCTAcacaagaggaagaggcacAATCGGACCAGCGGCCCGCTTTGTCTAAAGCGTTGGTTGTCTTCCTCAAGACACAGGCGCACATATATTTCCTCTCTGGCACCAGTCATATTGTCCATATGCCATTCGAAGTTGAAACAGCATTCGCAGGCCCAGTTGGAGTTATCATTCAACGAAAGCAAAAAGCTGAGAGTGTTGCGCCAATTTCCTTCAAGTTTCCTCGAGTGCCGCCGAATTCCTTCGTCTCTTCGCAGTTGACAGCATTCAATAGCTCTCAATTGACCGCGTTTTCTGTGGAAGGCCTTGGGAAACCGAAGGCACTTTCACTTCGTCTGAGCTCGACTTTAGATAACCTTTGGGAAGCTCCGCTGGAACAACCCGAGTCCCGCTGGCCACGCCTTGTTTCATTGACTGACCCGCTGTTGGAATTGGGACTGGTCGTCACAAACCAAGAGCCCCAAAATGGCAAGAGCTTAAGGCAGACAGCAACTAAGAAGCTGGCATTCCTCGATTCAGCTGAAGAAGTTCTCCATGTGGAAGAGATCAAAATTCCTGGCGCCTTGACACAAGATCTAAGTCAACCTCTGATCATTGCGGTGACAATCAACCGCGAAACTAGTGAATACACTGTCTGGCGCCTCACGTACCTGCAGCATGAAGACCGTTTTCTTGCTCGACAGAAAGATGCTAAATCAAAGACTGCCCGGCGTCGTAGTTCCATGCCTCCTGCATTTGCTAGTACTCCTGGCACACCTGTCCAGCCCAACCTGCGAGAAAGCTTTGGAGCACCTCTTCCAGGAAAGCGGCCGAGAAAGAGTGAGCGCCTTGAAAAGCCCATGATTGACCTTGTGTCATCATTAGAACAACAAGACAAGGAAGGCAGTGGTGTTGCGCGGAGGAGCTCTCGTAGGGTCAGCTCCATGTTGGCGAGAGCGGACTTGTCTGCGTCGCATGAAAGAGCCATATTGCCGGATCAGCCGCTGTTATCCAGTCATGTCGGGGCTAGGAGGCATGAATCACAAGGAAGCCATGCACGCCTTAGTGCCAACTACGCCCATCAGATTCATCCTAGTCTGAGCAGTCTGTTAGCGGCACCTTTCTATGAAGGCCTCGACGAAGGGTTTCACAACATGGGTCTAGATGATCATGAGTTTGATGGGCTACAGCATGAAATACTGTTTACTAAACTTCACAGCGTACCTATGAATAATTCCAATGTTCGATACTCGGATAAGCCAGCCCGAACCCAAACCAAGGTCTTCATTTTGGTGGCGCCTCCGTTTGCAATCGACGGCCATGACCAAAGCCAACTTCTCATTGGCATTCAGGATGCTACCGAGAGacgtcttcaacttctcacACTGGAGCTGGGTATTCAGCGTGGGACTAATATGGGCACCAAGCaagggaagaagaacaaaCCCGACGGTACAACCGTCGTAGCCACCGTTGTTGACAGACGACATGCTCAAAATGTCGTTGACTCTTGCAAACTAATGGACGGTGACCATTCTGCGATCCTAATCCTGTCGGAATCGATGGATGGCCGGCACGAACTAAGTACCCAGGCACCGTGGAGTGTCCTTACAAAAATCTCGCTTTCACTTCTTTTCGTCGATAACACTAGGAGTTTGCAATATTGTGGCAGAGTTGTGGACCGTGATGTTACTCAGAGAAAGTCTGAGGTTATTGACCTCAGTAATGGCAGCATTGTCGGTGTACGGCATCCGCGACAAGGTggcattgttgatgttgtcgatgCTGAGGGTCGCCTTCACGAGCTCCGTATACAGCTCGAACCGCGGTCACCTCACGCTCGGAGAGTCCTGGACGTTTGTCGTAGCATTCTGCCACATGCACTTGGTGAACACATCTTCGCTGGCTGGCTTCACTGTATGCAATGGATGGGAGGCCATGGCGAGACAAATACCGATATCGAATGGCCTGCGATGACCGTCCTCCTTTTGTCTTTGTTTCTGAGTCTCGGCTGGACTGGCACAAAGCCTTTACAGAAAACTCGACAACTTcttcgaagaagaaggcacCCTTCGGGGACTTTTGGCTCGATCAGAGAATCGGAGGATTGGAGATACTTGGAAAAAGCTGAGACTTCAAATTCGTTAGGGTGTCCAACTTGGATGATGAATGGAGGTTGGGAGTGGGCGCTGGATGAAGATGGGGACGATCCTGGAGACGAAACACCATCTACAACTTTCATTTCGAAACATATATCTATGGCCAAAGAGTATATGGCCTCTGTACTAGGCGAAACGGCATTCGGAGCCGTTGGTTATATGCCAACTTCACTTGGCAAAAGCATGGAGAGCCGCCGCAaggttgctgttgatgtgtTTATGGGATTGCACCTACTtctcgaggaagaaaaaCTTGATATCATGACACCAGAATTCAGATCTCCTGGCCGTGCTGATCTCCGAGTCATTATGTGTCAAATAGCTCGATGGCTCAGGTGGCCCAGCTTCATCGCTATATATGAGGCGGGCATACAAGAAGACGTTGATCAACGTCATGATTCCG ATCTCAATCTGAGGCCTGCAATCCCTCAGCCACCCGTAAGGCCAGATGTCGTCAACTGGATTCAATCACGTCTCACTGGAGAACGGAGGGTTCCTTACATCACCCCAGCGGATGTTTATTACGCTGGCTCCCAATTGTCCGAAGCGGAAAAGTCACAGGACAGGCGATGGGAGTCTATTCTCCCAAGAACACTTATGTTTAAGCAATTCTTCAAATTTATGAAACCAAGCACGAGTGCAGTACAGATGGTGGAAGCTATGAGGGATGCCGGAATTACACCATTAATTCTTGATACCCTCCCAGAGGCCATTCTTACACCTCTACGTGATGCCATTTCATTGTGTCAACCGCACCCACCGACCTCCTGGTCCAAGGACCTCCTCGAATTGGTTGACCGCCGGGATATCAGCCTCATTCTCGCTCCTGGGAAGCAAGCTAAACCAAGCGCTTCCAAGATTCTA ACACCGACACACAATGCCACTTGGGATTACAAACTGCTTTGTCAAAGTGTCGATGAATCAAACAATACCGGATACGATGAGGGTGGAGGAACGGAACGTCAGGCCATCATTCGCTCCTTATTCAAAGAAGATCGTCGTCTTaacgaagctcaagatttACTTTCCACCCATAAGGCAAGACTGGTTCGACTCGATCCCCACCCAAGTTGGCCAGAGAGCGAAtatcttgagaagcaaaaggaGCTCGTAACAAGAATTGCAGCAGGCACTTTGGCAATTCCGGCAGGCCGGGCTTTGCTATACTACAGTCTTCGCTACCCTTTGATCACGCAGAAGTTTCATATTGGTGGATTTAACCTCAATTGCATTGTAAAACCAACAAATACCACGGTGGGTGTAGACAAATCACAGTTCTCAGAAGAAAAGGTGTGCTGGGGCTTCTTTCACCAAGGCGTCGCAGCTGGGTTAGCTATTTCTCCCCAGGCCCAAGGTATCGATACATCATGGATTCTTTACAACAAACCTGGTCAAGATCTCAACAATCGACATGCTGGTTTCCTCCTTGCTCTTGGCCTGAACGGCCATTTGAAAGATGTCGCAAAATGGGTTGCGTTCAAATATCTGACACCAAAACATACAATGACCTCCATCGGGTTACTTCTGGGTCTGGCAGCATCTTACATGGGTACAATGGATTCGTTGATTACTCGCTTACTTTCCGTTCATGCCACAAGGATGTTGCCTCGTGGAGCGGCAGAATTGAATCTGTCACCCCTAACGCAGACTTCTGGTATAATGGGCATCGGCTTACTATATGCCAACAGTCAACACCGGCGAATGAGTGAGATTATGCTCTCTGAAATTGAGCAtattgacgaagaggatgaagaagagcccCTGAGAAGCGAATGCTACCGATTGGCAGCTGGATTTGCTCTCGGATTCATCAACCTAGGCAAAGGCAATGATCTCAAGGGATTGCATGACATGAGACTCACAGAAAAACTCATTTCTCATGCTACAACAACTAAAAACATTGAAGTAGTTCATATTCTGGACCGAGCAGCTGCTGGCGCTGTCATGGCCCTGGCTCTCATCTACATGAAGACAGAAGATCAGATCGTCGCGCGCAAGATCGACATACCCAACTCGGTCTTGCAATTTGACTACATTCGTCCTGATATTCTTCTCTTGCGGACCTTGACGAAGAATATAATCATGTGGTCCAAGATTGAGCCGACATTTGCTTGGATTCGCAAGAACCTACCACGTCCTTATCGTTCCCAGTTCAAGCTACAGTCAACAACAAAACTGCAGTCAACTGATATGGCATTCCACAGCATAGTGGCTGGCCTCTGCTTCTCTATTGCACTGCGCTTCTCTGGCAGCGCATCTCCTAAAGTCCGGGATCttctactttattatttGGATCAGTTTATGCGTATCGCACAGATACCATCCACTGCAGGCATGCATCCCAATGGTACTCCGCCGTATGATGAAGAACTAACACGAACCAATGCACGCATGTGTCAAGACATCGTTGCCATATCTGCGTCCATTGTCATGGCCGGAACAGGTGATGTTCCTGTCCTACGTCGTCTTCGTGCACTTCATGGTCGTGATGATCCTGAGACACCCTACGGTTCTCATCTTGCGGCTCATCTCGCGATCGGCGCTTTGTTCTTGGGATGCGGAACAGCAACTTTTGGCACCAGCAACCTCGCTATTGCTTCTCTATTGGTTGCATTTTACCCCATTTTCCCTACGAGTGTTATGGACAATCGATCCcatctccaagctcttcGCCATTTCTGGGTTCTGGCTACAGAGCAGCGGTGTCTGGTCACAAAAGATGTTCTCACCGGCCAGCCAATCACTGTTCCTGTCCAAATAAGGATGCGTAAGAACACCTCTACTGAGCCGGTTCTGAATCGCACGGCTCCTTGCATCCTTCCACCAATAGACCAGATTGCTAGTCTGTCAACCACATGTGGACCCCAGTTCTGGGATGTGGAGCTTGACTTCTCTAACCCAGAGGTTAGAGCTGCTTTCCAAGACACCCAAAGTCTGTACCTCCGCAGGCGCCCACCGCGCGAAGGAGCCTTTGCTTCAACTCTTCGGGCACTTGGTAGGGATGAAAATGGCAAAGACCCTCTGGAATGGGTCTTTGGACTTGAGGGTCTCCGTGGTATCAGTTACGCCGAGCGAGCAGTAGTGCTCGAGCGAGGTGACGACACTCAGCACTCGAGCAGTGCTGTTGATGCAAGACTGGAGATGGCCAAGGGCATTGCAGAAGGCACAGATCGGGAGCGTCTGGAGGGAGCCAGGTTGCTGTTCGAATGGGCTTCTGTACGTGATCGACTACGAGACACCAACATGTTCGACAGTCAGGAGACCATCACCGAGTCACACGTACGTCGTGAAGTCGTAAGGGAAGACGACCAAGATGCTACAGTGGAAGATGGGGGTGTTTGGTGGATGCGAGACAGTGTCGTCGAGAACCTGAAGGGCATGGTATGGCTTGCTAGTCGTGAAGGCGAGCATTGA